A region of Salvia splendens isolate huo1 chromosome 17, SspV2, whole genome shotgun sequence DNA encodes the following proteins:
- the LOC121775503 gene encoding ribonucleoside-diphosphate reductase large subunit-like: MYVVKRDGRQEAVHFDKITARLKKLSYGLSSEHCDPVLVSQKVCAGVYKGVTTSQLDELAAETAAALTANHPDYACLAARIAVSNLHKNTKKSFSETVKDMYNHVSERSGLASPLIADDVYEIIMKNSVRLDSEIIYDRDFDYDYFGFKTLERSYLLKVEGKVVERPQHMLMRVAVGIHKDDIDSAIKTYHLLSQRWFTHASPTLFNAGTPRPQLSSCFLICMKDDSIEGIYDTLKECAVISKSAGGIGVSVHNIRATGSYIRGTNGTSNGIVPMLRVFNDTARYVDQGGGKRKGAFAVYLEPWHADIFEFLDLRKNHGKEEHRARDLFYGLWVPDLFMQRVQSDSHWSLFCPNESPGLADCWGEEFEALYTKYETEGKAKKVVQAQSLWFEILKSQIETGTPYMLYKDTCNRKSNQQNLGTIKSSNLCTEIIEYTSPTETAVCNLASIALPRYVREKGVPLESQPTKLVGSLGSKNRYFDFDKLAEVTELVTTNLNKIIDTNYYPVETAKRSNMRHRPIGIGVQGLADTFILLGMAFESPEAQQLNKDIFETIYHHALKASCELAQKEGPYETYNGSPVSKGIIQPDMWGVNPSDRWDWDALRSKITEHGIRNSLLIAPMPTASTSQILGNNECFEPYTSNIYSRRVLSGEFVVVNKHLLHDLTEMGLWSPNVKNRIIYEDGSVQKIPEVPEDLKVIYKTVWEIKQRILVDMAVDRGCFIDQSQSLNIHMDQPSFGKLTSLHFHAWTRGLKTGMYYLRSRAAADAIKFTVDTTMIKDDKAKAVADDENSKMAQMVCSLANRDECLACGS, encoded by the exons ATGTATGTCGTGAAGAGAGACGGGAGGCAAGAGGCTGTGCACTTCGACAAGATCACCGCGCGGCTAAAAAAGCTGAGTTATGGGCTCAGTAGCGAGCACTGTGACCCAGTTTTGGTGTCGCAGAAAGTCTGTGCCGGGGTGTACAAAGGCGTCACCACCAGCCAGCTTGATGAATTGGCGGCGGAGACGGCTGCTGCTTTGACCGCCAATCACCCTGATTATGCTTGT TTGGCAGCAAGAATCGCTGTTTCAAATCTTCACAAGAATACCAAGAAATCATTTTCTGAGAC GGTCAAAGACATGTACAATCATGTGAGTGAGAGGTCTGGACTAGCGTCCCCTTTGATTGCTGATGATGTGTATGAGATTATAATGAAG AACTCTGTACGTCTTGACAGTGAGATCATATATGACAGAGACTTTGACTATGATTACTTTGGTTTTAAGACACTTGAAAGGTCTTACCTATTAAAGGTCGAAGGCAAGGTTGTCGAAAGACCACAACACATGTTAATGAGGGTTGCTGTTGGCATCCATAAAGATGATATAGATTCTGCCATCAAAACATATCATCTTTTGTCCCAGCGATGGTTCACTCATGCCTCACCCACCCTTTTTAATGCTGGGACACCAAGACCTCAA TTGAGCAGCTGTTTCTTGATATGCATGAAGGATGATAGTATTGAAGGCATATATGATACCCTCAAGGAATGTGCTGTCATTAGCAAATCAGCTGGAGGAATTGGTGTGTCTGTCCACAATATCCGGGCTACAGGAAGTTATATACGTGGAACAAATGGAACATCCAATGGCATTGTCCCAATGCTTCGAGTTTTCAATGACACTGCTAGATATGTGGATCAGGGGGGTGGCAAGAGGAAAG GTGCTTTTGCTGTATATTTGGAGCCATGGCATGCTGACATCTTTGAGTTTCTTGATTTGAGGAAAAATCATGGAAAG GAGGAGCATCGGGCAAGAGATTTGTTTTATGGTCTTTGGGTACCTGATCTCTTTATGCAAAGAGTTCAATCTGATAGTCATTGGTCATTGTTCTGTCCAAATGAGTCACCTGGATTAGCTGATTGTTGGGGTGAGGAATTTGAAGCTTTGTACACTAAATACGAAACAGAG GGAAAGGCTAAGAAAGTTGTCCAGGCACAGAGTTTGTGGTTTGAAATCTTGAAATCCCAGATTGAAACTGGAACTCCTTATATGCTTTATAAG GACACTTGCAACAGAAAAAGCAACCAGCAGAATCTGGGTACCATAAAATCATCTAACTTGTGTACTGAGATAATTGAGTATACAAGTCCCACAGAAACTGCTGTTTGCAATCTTGCATCAATTGCTCTACCACGTTATGTTCGAGAGAAG GGTGTGCCTCTGGAGTCCCAACCAACAAAGCTTGTTGGCAGCCTAGGGTCTAAAAACCGATATTTTGACTTTGACAAACTGGCCGAG GTTACTGAGCTTGTAACTACAAACCTCAACAAGATAATTGATACGAATTATTATCCAGTTGAAACTGCAAAAAGGTCTAACATGCGTCACAGGCCAATAGGAATTGGTGTACAAGGTCTTGCTGATACCTTCATCTTGCTTGGCATGGCATTTGAATCTCCAGAG GCTCAACAGTTAAACAAGGATATATTTGAGACCATATACCATCATGCATTAAAGGCATCTTGTGAACTTGCTCAGAAAGAAGGACCGTATGAGACATACAATGGCAGCCCTGTTAGCAAG GGAATCATCCAGCCAGATATGTGGGGAGTGAATCCGTCAGATAGATGGGATTGGGATGCTCTTCGTTCTAAGATCACAGAACATGGGATCCGGAACTCACTCCTCATAGCACCCATGCCAACTGCATCAACAAGCCAGATTCTTGGGAACAATGAGTGCTTTGAACCATACACTTCCAACATTTACAGCCGTAGAGTTCTAAG TGGTGAGTTTGTTGTTGTGAACAAGCATCTTCTCCATGATTTGACCGAGATGGGGCTTTGGTCTCCTAATGTCAAGAACCGGATAATTTATGAGGATGGCTCTGTTCAAAAGATCCCTGAGGTTCCTGAAGATCTTAAAGTTATTTACAA AACTGTTTGGGAGATCAAACAACGAATATTGGTTGATATGGCTGTCGACCGTGGATGCTTCATAGACCAGAGTCAGAGCCTAAACATCCATATGGACCAACCCAGTTTTGGAAAGCTTACTTCTCTTCACTTCCATGCCTGGACTAGG GGTTTGAAGACGGGCATGTACTACCTAAGGTCACGTGCAGCAGCCGATGCCATCAAATTCACAGTTGACACTACCATGATAAAG GATGATAAGGCTAAGGCGGTTGCTGATGACGAGAATTCTAAGATGGCCCAAATGGTATGCTCTTTAGCCAACCGCGATGAGTGCTTAGCTTGTGGAAGTTGA